Proteins encoded in a region of the Streptomyces sp. PCS3-D2 genome:
- a CDS encoding isoprenylcysteine carboxyl methyltransferase family protein, with amino-acid sequence MNSLSLYQLLVCLVAAERLAELATARRNTAWSLARGGQEYGRGHYPAMVALHTALLVGCVVEPWSAGRPFVPLLGWSALAVAVAAQGLRWWCIASLGPRWNTRVLVVPGLPLVERGPYRMLRHPNYVAVVAEGAALPLVHSAWLTALGFTVLNLALLRVRIGCEDAALTDGGRLRAPASVPSAGAPS; translated from the coding sequence GTGAACTCCCTGAGCCTGTACCAGCTGCTCGTCTGTCTCGTCGCCGCCGAACGGCTCGCCGAGCTGGCCACCGCCCGCCGCAACACCGCGTGGAGCCTGGCGCGCGGCGGCCAGGAGTACGGCCGCGGCCACTACCCGGCCATGGTCGCCCTGCACACCGCGCTGCTGGTGGGCTGCGTCGTCGAACCCTGGTCGGCCGGGCGGCCTTTCGTCCCCCTGCTCGGCTGGTCGGCCCTCGCCGTCGCCGTCGCCGCCCAGGGCCTGCGCTGGTGGTGCATCGCCTCCCTCGGCCCGCGCTGGAACACCCGGGTGCTCGTCGTCCCCGGACTTCCGCTGGTGGAGAGGGGTCCGTACCGCATGCTGCGCCATCCGAACTACGTGGCGGTGGTCGCGGAGGGCGCCGCGCTGCCGCTCGTGCACTCCGCCTGGCTGACCGCGCTCGGCTTCACCGTGCTCAACCTGGCCCTGCTGCGGGTGCGGATCGGCTGCGAGGACGCCGCCCTGACGGACGGCGGACGGCTGCGGGCGCCCGCCTCCGTCCCGTCGGCGGGAGCGCCGTCATGA
- a CDS encoding NAD(P)/FAD-dependent oxidoreductase has translation MIDLLVAGGGPAGLATAIHGALAGLEVVVAEPRPTPIDKACGEGLMPGAVRRLGALGVSVSGQPFRGIRYVDGTSGLRAEGLFRCGPGLGSRRTDLQSALAGRAAQLGVRFLPRRVDQVHQSAEHVTAAGLTARYLVAADGLHSPVRRGLGLSAPAAPRRPARYGLRRHFTVAPWSDLVEVHWSARSEAYVTPLAPDRIGVAVLTADQAPFDEQLAHFPHLADRLSGYADTPVRGAGPLRQGARVRVAGRVLFVGDAAGYVDALTGEGLTLAVTAAGELVRCVRAGRPQAYEQAWRELSRSYRALTEALLWARRRPRLAPRIVPLAARLPRVFTGAVNLLA, from the coding sequence ATGATCGACCTGCTGGTCGCCGGCGGCGGTCCGGCCGGGCTGGCGACCGCCATCCACGGCGCCCTCGCCGGCCTGGAGGTCGTGGTGGCGGAGCCGCGCCCCACCCCGATCGACAAGGCCTGCGGGGAAGGCCTGATGCCCGGGGCGGTACGCCGCCTCGGTGCGCTGGGCGTATCCGTCTCCGGACAGCCGTTCCGAGGCATCCGCTACGTCGACGGCACCAGCGGCCTGCGCGCCGAGGGGCTCTTCCGGTGCGGGCCGGGCCTCGGATCCCGCCGCACGGACCTCCAGTCCGCGCTCGCCGGCCGGGCCGCGCAGCTGGGCGTACGGTTCCTGCCGCGACGCGTCGACCAGGTGCACCAGAGCGCCGAACACGTCACCGCGGCCGGATTGACCGCCCGCTATCTCGTCGCCGCGGACGGCCTGCACTCCCCCGTCCGGCGTGGGCTCGGCCTGTCGGCCCCGGCCGCCCCCCGCCGTCCGGCCCGCTACGGACTGCGCCGCCACTTCACCGTCGCGCCGTGGAGCGACCTGGTCGAGGTGCACTGGTCGGCGCGGTCCGAGGCCTACGTCACCCCGCTCGCGCCCGACCGGATCGGCGTCGCGGTGCTCACCGCAGACCAGGCGCCCTTCGACGAACAACTCGCTCACTTCCCCCACCTGGCGGACCGACTGAGCGGATACGCCGACACACCGGTGCGCGGCGCCGGTCCGCTGCGCCAGGGGGCACGTGTCCGCGTCGCGGGGCGGGTGCTGTTCGTGGGGGACGCAGCGGGCTACGTGGACGCTCTGACCGGCGAGGGGCTCACCCTGGCCGTGACGGCCGCGGGCGAACTCGTGCGGTGCGTACGGGCCGGACGACCCCAGGCCTACGAGCAGGCCTGGCGGGAGCTGTCGCGCAGCTACCGCGCGCTCACCGAGGCGCTGCTCTGGGCGCGGCGGCGGCCGCGCCTCGCGCCCCGCATCGTCCCGCTGGCCGCCCGCCTGCCGAGGGTGTTCACCGGGGCGGTCAACCTGCTCGCCTGA
- a CDS encoding carboxylesterase/lipase family protein, producing MTGPEGKGEAVPDMRGVRRRCALLLPVVLLLTGASAGPEGPVVDTDRGPVRGRTHGAYSTFEGIPFAAPPTGPRRWRLPEPADRWNGVRDAGTPGARCVQLPVLAPGGPVGSEDCLYLNVTAPAGPAVRARPRPVMVWFHGGGFFSGSGDAYRPDRLAVQGDVVVVTVNYRLGVFGLFGHPELGGAPGFALADQRAALRWVGANATQFGGDPGNVTVFGESAGALSVCAHLASPASAGLFHRAIVQSGSCSTAAPPSALLADAGTYEPFVPARRTTEEGARAAARLGCDRPSGVLDCLRALDAGTLATADLMQRFSLVPYGDGTLPTEPRRALEAGRFHRVPVALGTTRDEMRLFLAQTLAAYPIGDENAYRARTERSFGAETARAVEAAYPVSAYPTPAIAWATVLTDASFICPTLRDGAALGRHVPTYGYRFDDRDAPDFTGLPPVPGLPLGAAHGFELPYLFTLTPLARPQQRLADRMAGYWTAFARTGLPTAPGAPGWPLLGVPARLLSLAPGADGIRTVDGRAEHHCGLWDERWPGVATAE from the coding sequence GTGACGGGCCCCGAGGGGAAGGGCGAAGCCGTGCCCGACATGCGCGGGGTCCGACGCCGGTGCGCGCTGCTGCTGCCCGTCGTGCTGCTGCTGACGGGCGCCTCGGCCGGGCCGGAGGGACCCGTCGTGGACACCGACCGCGGTCCGGTGCGGGGCCGGACCCACGGGGCGTACAGCACCTTCGAGGGGATCCCCTTCGCCGCTCCCCCCACCGGCCCGCGCCGTTGGCGGCTACCGGAGCCGGCAGACCGCTGGAACGGCGTACGGGACGCGGGGACGCCCGGCGCCCGCTGTGTCCAGCTGCCCGTACTCGCTCCCGGCGGACCGGTCGGCTCCGAGGACTGCCTGTACCTCAACGTGACCGCCCCGGCCGGCCCGGCGGTCCGGGCTCGGCCGCGGCCGGTCATGGTCTGGTTCCATGGCGGAGGCTTCTTCAGCGGCTCCGGAGACGCCTACCGGCCGGACCGCCTGGCCGTCCAAGGTGATGTGGTCGTCGTGACGGTCAACTACCGGCTGGGCGTCTTCGGGCTGTTCGGTCACCCGGAGCTCGGCGGTGCCCCCGGCTTCGCCCTGGCCGACCAGCGGGCGGCACTGCGCTGGGTAGGGGCGAACGCGACGCAGTTCGGCGGGGACCCGGGCAACGTCACCGTCTTCGGCGAGTCGGCGGGCGCACTGAGCGTCTGCGCACACCTCGCCTCGCCCGCCTCGGCCGGCCTCTTCCACCGGGCGATCGTGCAGAGCGGCTCGTGCTCGACCGCGGCACCGCCGTCGGCACTGCTCGCGGACGCCGGGACCTACGAGCCCTTCGTGCCGGCGCGGCGCACGACCGAGGAGGGCGCCCGCGCGGCGGCCCGGCTCGGCTGCGACCGGCCCTCGGGCGTGCTGGACTGCCTGCGCGCACTGGACGCCGGCACCCTCGCGACCGCCGACCTGATGCAGCGTTTCTCACTGGTTCCGTACGGCGACGGCACCCTGCCGACGGAGCCGCGCCGTGCGCTGGAGGCCGGACGGTTCCACCGGGTGCCGGTGGCACTGGGAACCACGCGGGACGAGATGCGGCTCTTCCTGGCCCAGACCCTGGCGGCGTACCCGATCGGGGACGAGAACGCCTATCGGGCCCGGACCGAGCGGTCCTTCGGGGCGGAGACGGCCCGCGCCGTGGAGGCCGCGTACCCGGTGTCGGCGTACCCGACCCCCGCGATCGCCTGGGCCACCGTACTGACCGACGCGTCGTTCATCTGCCCGACGCTGCGGGACGGCGCGGCGCTGGGGCGGCACGTGCCCACGTACGGCTACCGGTTCGACGACCGCGACGCACCCGACTTCACCGGGCTGCCGCCGGTGCCGGGGCTGCCGCTCGGAGCGGCCCACGGCTTCGAACTGCCGTACCTGTTCACCCTCACCCCACTGGCGCGGCCACAGCAGCGACTCGCGGACCGGATGGCCGGCTACTGGACCGCCTTCGCCCGGACCGGCCTGCCGACGGCACCCGGCGCGCCGGGGTGGCCGCTGCTGGGCGTGCCCGCGCGGCTGCTGTCGCTGGCTCCCGGCGCCGACGGGATCCGCACGGTGGACGGGCGCGCCGAGCACCACTGCGGCCTCTGGGACGAGCGGTGGCCCGGTGTCGCCACTGCTGAGTGA
- a CDS encoding SWIM zinc finger family protein: MSTALPPVAPEVLAEAVENLTARLRKKLDDATAGCADAALRAADGSVAFRFGADALVTLRPGPSGTVTEAGQATCTCLLAPRCLHRAAALGAAPLADAVPPKPEPDTDAAVAGAGAVAAGAREAAPPAAGAAPTAEPVAALTPAQLGAAAALWHAAAEALAAGVTAGGAVVQAELLRAAHTARLAGLPRAEAAALRVVRGLRAARERHTAHRLGDLTGSFRELLHTAGVLASGTADPALTGTSRRAYTAGGSLRVHGLCREPVLSATGYGGVVTHLLAPDGSRYSISDVRPGGLARARGAARASVALGGATLDHAGLARGGLSIVGATVSAEGRLGAGRGVKATPLPGAAWADGPAAALFARPAAEAVAALLADPAQAADAETALIGCDVVVAGPAGDHLLVREARPDAPLLRLLPAHPHPELRHTENLRRIASYPGLRLRVLGRPDLGRAATLRPVAVGPVPGEPYTLRLPEEWLARADLGYDRLQGEHFPPPDAAGPAPEPGRVAAAGAPDPLADSPLWRVRRLLETGVAGGRRAVAEAARGTAPPAAYGPLRRAGLTGAADLAAALAAEADRRPRDAFGRLADPSSDGYAWAWLAAATHLAAAERSLVAASWTAAPTASRPAAP, from the coding sequence CTCGTCACCCTGCGCCCCGGCCCGTCGGGGACGGTGACCGAGGCCGGACAGGCCACCTGCACGTGCCTGCTGGCACCCCGGTGCCTGCACCGGGCCGCGGCCCTGGGCGCCGCCCCGCTCGCGGACGCGGTACCGCCGAAGCCCGAACCGGACACGGACGCGGCCGTCGCCGGTGCCGGTGCCGTGGCCGCGGGAGCGCGCGAGGCGGCGCCGCCCGCCGCCGGCGCCGCCCCGACCGCCGAGCCCGTTGCGGCCCTCACACCGGCACAGCTCGGCGCCGCGGCCGCGCTCTGGCACGCTGCGGCCGAAGCCCTGGCGGCGGGCGTCACCGCAGGCGGCGCCGTCGTCCAGGCCGAGCTGCTGCGCGCCGCGCACACCGCCCGCCTCGCCGGACTGCCCCGCGCGGAAGCGGCCGCCCTGCGCGTCGTACGGGGCCTGCGCGCGGCCCGCGAACGCCACACCGCACACCGGCTGGGCGACCTCACCGGATCCTTCCGCGAACTCCTGCACACGGCCGGGGTGCTGGCCTCCGGCACGGCAGATCCGGCGCTGACCGGTACCTCCCGGCGCGCCTACACGGCGGGCGGCAGCCTCCGGGTGCACGGACTGTGCCGCGAGCCGGTGCTCTCGGCCACCGGCTACGGCGGTGTCGTCACCCACCTGCTCGCCCCGGACGGCTCCCGTTACTCGATCTCCGACGTCCGACCGGGAGGCCTGGCCCGTGCCCGTGGGGCGGCTCGCGCCTCCGTCGCCCTCGGGGGCGCCACCCTCGACCACGCCGGACTCGCCCGGGGCGGCCTGAGTATCGTCGGCGCGACGGTCTCGGCGGAGGGTCGGCTCGGCGCCGGACGCGGGGTCAAGGCGACCCCGCTGCCCGGCGCCGCGTGGGCCGACGGGCCCGCGGCCGCGCTCTTTGCCCGGCCCGCCGCCGAGGCCGTCGCCGCGCTGCTGGCGGACCCGGCCCAGGCGGCCGACGCGGAAACCGCTCTGATCGGCTGCGACGTCGTGGTGGCCGGGCCGGCCGGCGACCACCTCCTCGTCCGTGAGGCACGGCCGGACGCGCCCCTGCTGAGGTTGTTGCCCGCGCATCCGCACCCGGAGCTGCGGCACACCGAGAACCTGCGGCGGATCGCCTCGTACCCCGGACTGCGGCTGCGCGTCCTGGGCCGTCCGGATCTCGGCCGCGCCGCCACCCTCCGCCCGGTGGCGGTGGGCCCGGTGCCCGGCGAGCCGTACACGCTGCGGCTGCCCGAGGAGTGGCTGGCACGGGCCGACCTCGGCTATGACCGCCTCCAAGGCGAGCACTTCCCCCCGCCGGACGCCGCCGGTCCCGCCCCCGAGCCCGGCCGGGTGGCGGCGGCCGGCGCGCCGGACCCGCTGGCGGACTCCCCGCTGTGGCGGGTGCGCCGTCTCCTTGAGACCGGGGTCGCCGGCGGCCGGCGCGCCGTTGCCGAGGCGGCCCGGGGCACGGCGCCGCCGGCCGCGTACGGTCCGCTGCGCAGGGCCGGGCTCACCGGCGCGGCGGACCTGGCCGCCGCCCTCGCGGCCGAGGCCGACCGGCGCCCGCGCGACGCCTTCGGCCGGCTCGCCGACCCCTCGTCCGACGGCTACGCCTGGGCCTGGCTGGCCGCGGCCACACACCTGGCGGCGGCGGAACGCTCCCTGGTCGCCGCGTCGTGGACGGCCGCACCGACCGCAAGCAGGCCCGCAGCGCCGTGA